The nucleotide window TCCGGCTGCCGGAGAGGTCGGCCGCGACCAGCTCGCCGGTCCCCGCGATGGCGTTGATCCCGCCGAGGAAGTAGTCGGCCGTCTGCGACTCGCGGCGCGCGGTCTGTCGCTCCGCGTCGTCGTCGATGCCCCAGATCCGGTCGGGGAGGCTCTCCCAGTCGTGGTCGCCCTCGCTCAGGAACTCGTCGAACCCGATCTCTTCGAGCGTCGTCGAGTGCCCGTTCATCACGGAGACCCCCGCGGGGATCTGTGATTTCACCGTCTCTAACGCCTCGTCGGCGTCGTCGACGACGATCACGTCGAAGCCGCGCTCCTCCAGATTTGCGACGGTCTCTTCGACCGTCTCCGCGTCCGGGATGTCGTCCAACTCCGCGTCGATCTCCGCGTCGTCTGCGTAGTCTGCCTTCTGCTGTGACATTGTGAATGGGATCGAACGGACCGCGCCGCGCGTCTGCGGCGAGTCCGTCCAGTTGATAGATCGGAGGCACGGACGACACTTAACGGCTCGCGAACACCCGTGTCGGGTGGTTACACCGGTGTTACCGTCGTGTCGATTCGGATACGTCACCGCCGTCGAACGCCGAGCCGGCGGCTCTTCGGTCGTGGCGTCGGTCGTCGATAAAAATCGCGTGTCGTCGAGGCCCGAAGGGGCGCGCGACGGTCGGTCTGGTGGCGGTTCGGTGAAACGGCTGCGGTCGGAATCAGGGGGCGTGTGAGTTCTCGCCGAACTTTACATCGCGCCGCCCATACCGCCCATGCCGCCCATGCCGCCGCCCATTCCGCCGGGCGCGCCGCCGGGGCCGCCCTCGTCGCCGCCGTCGTCGGAGCCGCCGCCCTTGAGGTCGCCGGCCGCGATGACGTCGTCGATGCGGAG belongs to Halorubrum sp. DM2 and includes:
- a CDS encoding lactate utilization protein, which gives rise to MSQQKADYADDAEIDAELDDIPDAETVEETVANLEERGFDVIVVDDADEALETVKSQIPAGVSVMNGHSTTLEEIGFDEFLSEGDHDWESLPDRIWGIDDDAERQTARRESQTADYFLGGINAIAGTGELVAADLSGSRIGAYPFAAGNVVIVSGVNKIVPTLDDAFDRLESVAYPLENERAQEAYGVESAIAKQLVYRRETEEGRTTLVLVRERLGY